One stretch of Sardina pilchardus chromosome 17, fSarPil1.1, whole genome shotgun sequence DNA includes these proteins:
- the fgfr1op2 gene encoding FGFR1 oncogene partner 2 homolog isoform X1, which translates to MACTLEKVLADAKSLVERLRDHDNAAEVLIEQTTSLNKRVEAMKQYQEEIEALNLVARHRPRSTLVMGIQQENRQIRELQHENKELRTSLEEHQSALELIMSKYREQVFRLLMASKRDDPAIVTQLKEQHTSEMQAHLDKINEMASVMRKAIEVDEGKVCEDEERIKQLELENQGLRELLGISREAFQVLKRDEGSDSTSLSPLVTSADLSLRKS; encoded by the exons ATGGCGTGCACTCTTGAGAAAGTTTTGGCAGATGCCAAATCGCTGGTGGAGCGGCTTCGCGACCATGACAATGCAGCTGAAGTGTTAATTGAGCAGACCACCTCTCTAAACAAACGAGTGGAGGCCATGAAACAG TAtcaggaagagattgaagccctTAACCTTGTGGCCAGGCATCGGCCTCGCTCCACTCTAGTAATGGGAATCCAACAGGAAAATCGTCAGATCCGAGAATTGCAGCATGAAAACAAAG AATTAAGGACGTCCCTTGAGGAGCACCAGTCGGCTCTGGAGCTGATCATGAGTAAATACAGAGAGCAGGTGTTCAGGCTGCTGATGGCCAGCAAGAGAGATGACCCTGCCATTGTGACCCAGCTCAAAGAGCAGCACACCAGC GAAATGCAGGCTCACCTAGACAAGATCAATGAGATGGCCAGTGTGATGCGGAAGGCCATCGAGGTGGACGAGGGCAAAGTGTGTGAAGACGAGGAGAGGATTAAACAGCTGGAG CTGGAGAACCAGGGCCTGCGTGAGCTGCTGGGCATCAGCCGCGAGGCCTTCCAGGTGCTGAAGAGGGACGAGGGCTCGGACAGCACGTCGCTCTCGCCGCTAGTGACCAGCGCCGACCTCAGCCTGAGGAAGAGCTAA
- the fgfr1op2 gene encoding FGFR1 oncogene partner 2 homolog isoform X2, with the protein MACTLEKVLADAKSLVERLRDHDNAAEVLIEQTTSLNKRVEAMKQYQEEIEALNLVARHRPRSTLVMGIQQENRQIRELQHENKELRTSLEEHQSALELIMSKYREQVFRLLMASKRDDPAIVTQLKEQHTSAHLDKINEMASVMRKAIEVDEGKVCEDEERIKQLELENQGLRELLGISREAFQVLKRDEGSDSTSLSPLVTSADLSLRKS; encoded by the exons ATGGCGTGCACTCTTGAGAAAGTTTTGGCAGATGCCAAATCGCTGGTGGAGCGGCTTCGCGACCATGACAATGCAGCTGAAGTGTTAATTGAGCAGACCACCTCTCTAAACAAACGAGTGGAGGCCATGAAACAG TAtcaggaagagattgaagccctTAACCTTGTGGCCAGGCATCGGCCTCGCTCCACTCTAGTAATGGGAATCCAACAGGAAAATCGTCAGATCCGAGAATTGCAGCATGAAAACAAAG AATTAAGGACGTCCCTTGAGGAGCACCAGTCGGCTCTGGAGCTGATCATGAGTAAATACAGAGAGCAGGTGTTCAGGCTGCTGATGGCCAGCAAGAGAGATGACCCTGCCATTGTGACCCAGCTCAAAGAGCAGCACACCAGC GCTCACCTAGACAAGATCAATGAGATGGCCAGTGTGATGCGGAAGGCCATCGAGGTGGACGAGGGCAAAGTGTGTGAAGACGAGGAGAGGATTAAACAGCTGGAG CTGGAGAACCAGGGCCTGCGTGAGCTGCTGGGCATCAGCCGCGAGGCCTTCCAGGTGCTGAAGAGGGACGAGGGCTCGGACAGCACGTCGCTCTCGCCGCTAGTGACCAGCGCCGACCTCAGCCTGAGGAAGAGCTAA